From Miscanthus floridulus cultivar M001 chromosome 15, ASM1932011v1, whole genome shotgun sequence, the proteins below share one genomic window:
- the LOC136508505 gene encoding rapid alkalinization factor-like encodes MARLALALLLLLLAVAASSASAAGGSHLDLDLGFLSSSSGGRRRECRGTVAECLAEDSEEEGLDLVSSAESHRRALYGGGYISYGALRRDNVPCSRRGASYYNCRPGGQANPYHRGCSRITRCRG; translated from the coding sequence ATGGCTAGGCTCGCGCTGGCgctgcttctgctgctgctggccgTGGCGGCGTCTTCCGCGTCGGCCGCCGGCGGGAGCCACCTGGACCTGGACCTgggcttcctctcctcctcctccgggggCCGCCGGAGGGAGTGCCGCGGCACGGTGGCCGAGTGCCTCGCCGAGGACTCCGAGGAGGAAGGCCTGGACCTGGTCTCCTCCGCCGAGTCCCACCGCCGCGCGCTGTACGGCGGCGGGTACATCAGCTACGGCGCGCTGCGGCGGGACAACGTGCCCTGCTCCCGCCGCGGCGCCAGCTACTACAACTGCCGCCCCGGCGGCCAGGCCAACCCCTACCACCGCGGATGCTCCCGCATCACCCGCTGCCGCGGCTGA